One genomic segment of Stigmatopora argus isolate UIUO_Sarg chromosome 3, RoL_Sarg_1.0, whole genome shotgun sequence includes these proteins:
- the rccd1 gene encoding RCC1 domain-containing protein 1 isoform X1, which translates to MSWFGFGFNAFGQISGRDRDGNDGDTSIVYTPTEIKCHVDEKSEKSSELRASWSRRASLHLNGGRSLCLAGSNSPSGICDTGCTDAVVGESFVILVFPDRFESWDLDSDEKIPIWSMDVKTLCDGAGSPFNLPLIPGGYIAMTPPFYRPLSPHLKATRLALGAKHSVLLSASGAVYTWGLGSHGQLGHGSLSSEGQPKVVEALWGMRMIFVATGGWHTACISDGGDLYVWGWNESGQLGLPSRAVRKAPKYQTSEETVVTDLPTCGAQPEGEKDTQVFISIQSFPALVDITPSSELKTVGCGSRHTAAVTRAGDLYTWGWGQYGQLGYETSRSDEPYLVEFFRERQLRVVDVTCGAWNTFVSVVKKEVATS; encoded by the exons ATGAGCTGGTTCGGGTTCGGCTTTAATGCCTTTGGGCAGATAAGTGGACGTGACCGTGATGGTAATGACGGCGACACTTCCATTGTGTATACGCCAACAGAAATTAAGTGTCATGTTGACGAAAAAAGTGAGAAATCGAGTGAATTGCGAGCGAGTTGGAGTCGCAGAGCATCCCTTCACTTGAATG GTGGTCGTTCTTTGTGCTTGGCGGGTTCCAACTCTCCGAGTGGGATTTGTGATACAGGCTGCACAGACGCTGTGGTCGGAGAGTCATTTGTAATCCTAGTTTTCCCGGACAGATTTGAATCATGGGACCTGGACAGCGATGAGAAGATTCCTATTTGGAGCATGGACGTCAAAACTTTGTGCGATGGTGCCG GTTCACCTTTCAATCTACCATTAATCCCTGGTGGTTACATTGCCATGACACCTCCCTTCTACCGGCCATTATCTCCACACCTCAAGGCCACCAGGTTGGCATTGGGTGCTAAGCACAGTGTTCTCCTCAGTGCATCTGGAGCTGTGTACACCTGGGGATTGGGCAG TCATGGTCAGTTAGGGCATGGAAGCCTCTCATCTGAAGGGCAGCCCAAAGTAGTGGAAGCCCTTTGGGGCATGAGGATGATATTTGTGGCTACAGGAGGTTGGCACACTGCCTGCATTAGTG ATGGGGGTGACCTGTATGTGTGGGGCTGGAATGAGAGCGGCCAGCTTGGACTTCCCTCAAGAGCCGTGAGGAAGGCACCAAAGTATCAAACTAGTGAAGAAACAGTAG TTACAGATTTACCTACATGTGGAGCTCAACCAGAAGGAGAAAAGGACACACAAGTTTTTATATCAATACAATCTTTCCCAGCACTAGTGGACATCACACCATCATCCGAGTTGAAGACTGTTGGCTGTGGCTCCCGACACACAGCTGCAGTGACAC GTGCAGGTGACCTCTACACATGGGGATGGG GTCAATATGGTCAGCTTGGATATGAGACTTCCCGTTCAGATGAGCCCTACCTTGTGGAGTTCTTCAGGGAACGACAGTTGCGTGTTGTTGATGTGACATGTGGGGCGTGGAATACATTTGTTTCTGTTGTCAAGAAGGAAGTAGCTACCTCGTAA
- the cib1 gene encoding calcium and integrin-binding protein 1 yields the protein MGTTASQLGKDLLSEYQELTFLTKQEILLAHKRFTELLANDEKNIPNARVPMDKILTLPELKSNPFRRRICHVFSTCEVKDGSLTFEDFLDLLSAFSDSATLEIKSHYAFRIFDFDDDGTLDRSDLEKLVNCLTGETDDTRLTSEEMRQLINNILDESDIDKDGTVNLSEFQHVISRSPDFVSSFKIVL from the exons ATGGGGACAACGGCGAGTCAACTCGGGAAGGACTTACTCTCAGAATACCAA GAGCTGACATTTTTAACCAAACAAGAAATTCTTCT GGCACATAAAAGATTCACGGAACTACTTGCTAACGATGAGAAAAATATTCCGAACGCCAGGGTACCGATGGACAAGATCCTCACCCTTCCAGAACTCAAG TCCAACCCATTTCGAAGGAGAATCTGCCACGTCTTCTCAACATGTGAAGTAAAAGACGGAAGTCTGACTTTTGAGGACTTTTTAGATCTTTTGAGTGCCTTCAGTGACTCGGCTACATTGGAAATCAAGTCCCACTACGCATTCCGTATATTTG ACTTCGATGATGATGGAACTCTTGACCGCAGTGATCTGGAGAAACTGGTCAATTGCCTGACTGGAGAGACCGACGACACGAGACTAACCTCTGAGGAGATGAGACAGCTCATCAACAAT ATTCTTGACGAGTCAGACATTGATAAAGATGGAACTGTGAACCTGTCAGAGTTTCAGCACGTCATTTCAAGATCGCCAGATTTTGTTAG TTCTTTCAAGATTGTGTTGTGA
- the rccd1 gene encoding RCC1 domain-containing protein 1 isoform X2, with product MSWFGFGFNAFGQISGRDRDGNDGDTSIVYTPTEIKCHVDEKSEKSSELRASWSRRASLHLNGGRSLCLAGSNSPSGICDTGCTDAVVGESFVILVFPDRFESWDLDSDEKIPIWSMDVKTLCDGAGSPFNLPLIPGGYIAMTPPFYRPLSPHLKATRLALGAKHSVLLSASGAVYTWGLGSHGQLGHGSLSSEGQPKVVEALWGMRMIFVATGGWHTACISDGGDLYVWGWNESGQLGLPSRAVRKAPKYQTSEETVDLPTCGAQPEGEKDTQVFISIQSFPALVDITPSSELKTVGCGSRHTAAVTRAGDLYTWGWGQYGQLGYETSRSDEPYLVEFFRERQLRVVDVTCGAWNTFVSVVKKEVATS from the exons ATGAGCTGGTTCGGGTTCGGCTTTAATGCCTTTGGGCAGATAAGTGGACGTGACCGTGATGGTAATGACGGCGACACTTCCATTGTGTATACGCCAACAGAAATTAAGTGTCATGTTGACGAAAAAAGTGAGAAATCGAGTGAATTGCGAGCGAGTTGGAGTCGCAGAGCATCCCTTCACTTGAATG GTGGTCGTTCTTTGTGCTTGGCGGGTTCCAACTCTCCGAGTGGGATTTGTGATACAGGCTGCACAGACGCTGTGGTCGGAGAGTCATTTGTAATCCTAGTTTTCCCGGACAGATTTGAATCATGGGACCTGGACAGCGATGAGAAGATTCCTATTTGGAGCATGGACGTCAAAACTTTGTGCGATGGTGCCG GTTCACCTTTCAATCTACCATTAATCCCTGGTGGTTACATTGCCATGACACCTCCCTTCTACCGGCCATTATCTCCACACCTCAAGGCCACCAGGTTGGCATTGGGTGCTAAGCACAGTGTTCTCCTCAGTGCATCTGGAGCTGTGTACACCTGGGGATTGGGCAG TCATGGTCAGTTAGGGCATGGAAGCCTCTCATCTGAAGGGCAGCCCAAAGTAGTGGAAGCCCTTTGGGGCATGAGGATGATATTTGTGGCTACAGGAGGTTGGCACACTGCCTGCATTAGTG ATGGGGGTGACCTGTATGTGTGGGGCTGGAATGAGAGCGGCCAGCTTGGACTTCCCTCAAGAGCCGTGAGGAAGGCACCAAAGTATCAAACTAGTGAAGAAACAGTAG ATTTACCTACATGTGGAGCTCAACCAGAAGGAGAAAAGGACACACAAGTTTTTATATCAATACAATCTTTCCCAGCACTAGTGGACATCACACCATCATCCGAGTTGAAGACTGTTGGCTGTGGCTCCCGACACACAGCTGCAGTGACAC GTGCAGGTGACCTCTACACATGGGGATGGG GTCAATATGGTCAGCTTGGATATGAGACTTCCCGTTCAGATGAGCCCTACCTTGTGGAGTTCTTCAGGGAACGACAGTTGCGTGTTGTTGATGTGACATGTGGGGCGTGGAATACATTTGTTTCTGTTGTCAAGAAGGAAGTAGCTACCTCGTAA
- the LOC144071947 gene encoding titin-like, with protein sequence MEARQDKETGNKLNDTTQPCNVTNDTDAESSTSGGVDGQFTRSAERSTQNPKEQSATGSAKEKPVKPTLQLTSSTFTVKNGEELKIEIPVLGNPSPKIEWKKDGMSVKETSRLEISTTSSMTVLHIRHAAREHVGQYSIKASSTAGNDTGEITVVVFEKPDPPKGPVKIDEVSSDYASISWEPPEYMGGCHLDNYIVEKREIIDMSWQTVSATTVRTAIKVTKLKTGNEYQFRVFAENRYGKSTPITSAIVLAQYPFSVPKATGTPFVSAVTKYSMIVEWAPPGEDGGSPVTGYHLERKEKNSILWTKLNKLSIPDNRFKTSGLEDGIEYEFRVYAENIAGLSPPSKVSDCYVARDPCDPPGKPEAVVITKENITLQWAKPGNDGGSSITGYVVEKRELPDGRWGKANFTNVIENQFTITGLTGGQSYEFKVTAKNGAGVWSKPSESITIFAEDVIEGPSAVMDPKFKSTLVVQAGENFTIEADYFGKPLPNLRWLKNSEEINKATPRADVKNTLTHTTLTIRECTRMDGGHFVLSLTNIDGTTSIPVNVKVLDTPSSPDGPLRVKVASAEKCSLHWNPPSNDGGASVSHYIIEKRETSRITWTVVDPHVEAVSYKATKLTPGREYLFRVCAVNKFGAGEFLESEPFIAENPFKTPSAPSTPVASAVTGDSVMLKWERPETDGGSEIDGYILEKCDKEGVRWTKCNKRRLSDLRFRCTGLTEGHYYQFRVSAENAAGVGPHSEATDFIKVCDASYPPGPPTNLKVTDYSCSTVSLSWSKSIYDGGAPITGYVVEMKEATNDEWITCTQNTEETKDTIKGLRQNTGYNFRVRATNANGVGEPADLPGSVVAAEKLEPPEVQLDTTLRKMVSVRACSTLRLCVGIKGRPEPEVQWSKEDGPLSEHAQIEVTGSHTLLIIENVNRKDTGKYLVTVTNCKGFKSAFINVRVLDTPSAPTNLQVKDVQRDSVSISWESPLIDGGAEILHYTVEKREDARKAFTSVCSNCTRNSYKIDNLQEGSFYYFRILAVNEYGSGQAAETIEPVKVSEVPLPPGKITQNEVTGDSVHLSWQKPDHDGGSKITCYIVEMLAKGDDTWKICSETKLLETVISTLTKGMEYFFRVSAMNEKGKSEPKLLLTPVTVNDTSAKPVINLLSSAFNVKAGNDLRVDVPFKGVPQPTVTWKKDGNNLKETCRVNVSTLDMSSQIIIKDAHKMDVGLYQVTVSNCAGSTSAEIHVNVFEKPGAPCNLIVEEVSADFVSLKWQPPHYSGGCQISNYVVDKRDATSTIWQTISATVARNSIKISRLTQGTEYYFRVAAENRYGKSSFIELEPVVAQYPFKVPSSPNNVSVISASKSTMVITWNPANSDGGSPIIGYHIECKDQSSILWTKLNRSPVTENRFKVTSIVEGLMYEFRVYAENIAGVGPCSKASEPVAARDQCEPPHNLTITNITNSSVSLSWEKPEYDGGAKITSFIVERKELPDNCWLKCNFTNLLDTFFDVTGLTEGEQYDFRVLAKNAVELFSAPSEATGPVTVQHDVKPPKIIVEEKFRQVLIVKVGDLLRINADISGRPNPTVLWSKNGRTIGTTGRVEINVTKTHTSLIIRESVRKDSGQYILTLQSTAGTTSIAITCRVLDRPGPPAGPLEVSGLSAEKVALSWGPPHETGGAEIMHYIVEKCETSRVSWTLVYGELMTTTCKITKLLKGNEYLFRVRAVNNYGEGENLESDPIKATDPFTIPSAPTDVEVTSKTTEAMTVCWKAPMSDGGSRISGYIIEKRDKQGIRWLRVNKKPVYDLRVKVSGLHEGCEYEFRVFAENAAGISDPSLPCPHTMAEDPTFLPSPPGKPTILDSSKSSITLSWNKPLFDGGALVTGYKVDFRKSSKDVWTAGTPKTDKTEFKVTGLTSETEYVFVVRSINKVGISEASPESDPYVTVDREEEPKFEISTEMKKTLHIKQGSALTLTVPFTGKPVPSVTWEKADVDLRIRGLINTTNSVTSITVEKVTRDDSGKYIVKLQNGAGNASLALSVRVLDSPGPPAHLAVKDVTKNSATVTWDIPENEGGASVENYLIDILDISRKGWTRLSKKCHRLSYKVTDLEEGGIYYFRVTAENDFGIGVPAETKEGTTMADTTDWEANLGA encoded by the exons ATGGAGGCAAGACAAGACAAAGAA ACAGGAAATAAACTAAACGATACAACTCAGCCCTGCAATGTGACAAATGATACTGATGCTGAGTCATCCACCTCTGGCGGTGTCGACG GACAGTTCACCAGGTCTGCTGAAAGGAGCACACAAAACCCTAAAGAACAGTCTGCTACTGGTTCAGCAAAGGAAAAGCCTGTAAAACCAACTCTTCAATTGACTTCGAGCACATTTACAGTAAAAAATGGTGAAGAGTTGAAAATAGAGATACCAGTGTTGGGGAATCCATCTCCAAAGATAGAATGGAAAAAAGATGGAATGTCTGTCAAAGAAACATCCAGACTGGAGATCTCAACTACATCATCAATGACAGTCCTTCATATCAGACATGCTGCAAGGGAGCACGTTGGTCAATATTCCATCAAAGCAAGCAGCACCGCTGGAAACGATACAGGAGAAATCACAGTGGTGGTTTTTGAAAAGCCAGACCCACCAAAAGGGCCTGTGAAGATTGATGAGGTCAGTTCTGACTATGCGTCCATTTCTTGGGAGCCACCTGAATACATGGGAGGATGTCACCTTGACAACTACATAGTAGAGAAACGTGAAATTATTGACATGTCTTGGCAAACTGTATCAGCCACAACAGTGCGAACCGCAATCAAAGTCACTAAACTAAAGACTGGTAATGAGTATCAATTCAGAGTGTTTGCAGAAAATAGGTATGGCAAGAGTACACCAATCACATCTGCAATTGTACTCGCACAGTATCCATTTAGTGTGCCTAAGGCTACTGGCACGCCTTTTGTATCTGCAGTGACAAAGTATAGCATGATAGTTGAATGGGCGCCTCCGGGAGAAGATGGAGGCAGTCCAGTCACTGGCTATCATTTGGAACGAAAGGAGAAAAACAGTATCTTATGGACCAAGCTGAACAAACTTTCCATACCTGATAACCGATTCAAAACATCTGGCCTGGAGGACGGCATTGAATATGAATTCAGAGTTTACGCTGAGAACATTGCTGGACTCAGTCCACCAAGCAAGGTATCCGACTGCTATGTGGCGAGAGATCCTTGTGATCCACCTGGTAAACCTGAAGCTGTTGTCATTACTAAAGAGAACATTACACTCCAATGGGCCAAACCTGGCAACGATGGTGGGAGCTCGATTACAGGCTACGTTGTGGAAAAGAGAGAGCTTCCAGATGGCAGATGGGGGAAAGCAAACTTCACAAATGTAATTGAAAATCAATTTACAATTACAGGTCTGACAGGAGGCCAAAGTTATGAGTTCAAAGTAACTGCGAAAAATGGTGCAGGCGTCTGGAGCAAACCCTCTGAAAGTATTACCATATTTGCTGAAGATGTAATTGAAGGACCCTCGGCTGTTATGGATCCTAAGTTCAAGAGCACACTTGTGGTTCAGGCTGGTGAAAATTTTACAATTGAAGCTGACTACTTTGGAAAGCCCCTACCCAATCTAAGGTGGCTGAAGAATAGTGAGGAAATAAACAAAGCTACCCCAAGAGCAGATGTAAAAAACACACTTACTCATACAACATTAACTATCAGAGAATGTACACGGATGGATGGAGGACACTTTGTACTAAGTCTCACAAACATCGACGGGACAACATCGATACCAGTTAATGTAAAAGTATTGGATACTCCCAGCTCTCCAGATGGACCTTTGAGGGTGAAAGTTGCCAGTGCTGAAAAATGCAGTCTTCATTGGAACCCGCCGTCAAATGATGGTGGTGCCAGTGTTTCACATTACATCATCGAAAAAAGAGAGACCAGCCGTATCACGTGGACAGTGGTCGATCCACATGTTGAAGCTGTCAGTTACAAAGCAACAAAGCTGACACCCGGGAGAGAATACCTATTTCGTGTTTGTGCTGTGAACAAATTTGGAGCCGGGGAATTTCTGGAATCAGAACCATTTATTGCAGAGAATCCCTTTAAGACACCCAGTGCTCCCTCTACTCCCGTAGCCAGTGCCGTGACTGGAGACTCTGTAATGTTAAAATGGGAAAGACCAGAGACTGATGGAGGTTCAGAGATTGATGGCTACATCCTGGAGAAATGTGATAAAGAGGGGGTTAGGTGGACTAAGTGTAACAAAAGAAGACTGAGTGACTTGCGCTTCAGATGCACAGGACTCACCGAGGGACATTATTATCAGTTTAGAGTATCGGCAGAGAATGCTGCAGGTGTTGGCCCGCACAGTGAAGCAACTGATTTTATTAAAGTGTGTGACGCTTCATACCCTCCTGGTCCACCTACCAACCTGAAAGTTACAGACTATTCCTGCAGTACTGTCTCTTTATCCTGGTCAAAGTCTATTTATGATGGTGGAGCTCCCATTACTGGATATGTTGTCGAGATGAAAGAAGCAACAAATGATGAATGGATCACATGCACACAAAACACAGAAGAAACaaaggatacaataaaaggcCTGAGACAAAATACAGGGTACAATTTTCGTGTACGTGCAACAAATGCCAATGGAGTTGGTGAACCTGCGGACTTACCGGGGTCTGTGGTTGCAGCTGAGAAACTAGAGCCACCTGAAGTTCAGTTGGACACAACTTTGAGAAAAATGGTTAGTGTCCGAGCCTGTTCAACATTACGTCTCTGTGTTGGCATCAAAGGAAGGCCTGAACCTGAGGTCCAATGGTCAAAGGAGGATGGTCCTCTCAGTGAGCATGCACAAATAGAGGTGACAGGTTCCCACACATTGCTGATTATCGAAAATGTCAATCGCAAGGACACTGGGAAGTATCTAGTAACTGTTACTAATTGTAAGGGCTTTAAATCGGCATTTATCAATGTTCGAGTGTTGGACACCCCTAGTGCACCAACAAACCTACAAGTAAAAGATGTACAGAGAGATTCTGTGTCCATTTCGTGGGAATCTCCTCTCATTGATGGAGGAGCAGAAATCTTACATTacacagtggaaaagagagagGACGCTAGGAAAGCATTCACAAGTGTCTGTAGTAACTGTACAAGGAACTCCTATAAAATTGACAATCTTCAGGAGGGCTCTTTTTATTACTTCCGTATCTTGGCTGTAAACGAATATGGTAGCGGACAAGCAGCTGAAACAATTGAACCTGTTAAAGTTTCTGAAGTGCCACTTCCTCCTGGAAAAATCACACAGAATGAGGTCACTGGTGACAGTGTACACCTCTCGTGGCAAAAGCCTGATCATGATGGTGGAAGCAAAATTACGTGTTATATTGTAGAAATGCTAGCAAAGGGAGATGATACATGGAAAATCTGTTCTGAGACTAAATTGTTGGAAACAGTCATTTCCACACTGACAAAAGGAATGGAGTATTTCTTCAGAGTTAGCGCTATGAATGAAAAGGGAAAGAGTGAACCCAAGCTCCTGTTGACACCTGTTACTGTAAATGACACAAGTGCCAAACCTGTTATTAATTTGCTGTCCAGTGCATTTAATGTTAAGGCAGGGAACGATTTAAGGGTTGATGTGCCATTTAAAGGTGTACCACAGCCAACGGTCACATGGAAGAAAGATGGCAATAACCTTAAAGAGACCTGTAGGGTAAATGTGTCTACACTGGATATGTCATCTCAAATCATAATAAAAGATGCCCATAAGATGGATGTTGGCTTATATCAAGTAACTGTCAGTAATTGTGCTGGTAGCACATCTGCTGAAATCCATGTCAATGTTTTTGAAAAACCTGGAGCACCATGCAATCTGATTGTGGAAGAGGTGAGCGCTGACTTTGTGTCTCTGAAATGGCAGCCCCCACATTACAGTGGAGGATGTCAAATATCTAATTATGTTGTTGATAAGAGAGATGCAACAAGCACAATTTGGCAGACCATATCAGCCACCGTTGCCAGGAATTCTATAAAAATTTCTCGGCTGACACAGGGGACTGAATATTACTTTCGAGTTGCAGCAGAGAATCGGTATGGCAAGAGTTCTTTTATTGAGTTGGAACCTGTTGTTGCCCAATATCCGTTCAAGGTCCCAAGTTCACCAAACAATGTCTCGGTTATAAGTGCCTCAAAGTCTACGATGGTAATTACATGGAACCCGGCAAATAGTGATGGTGGCAGCCCTATTATTGGCTATCATATTGAGTGCAAAGATCAGAGCAGTATCCTCTGGACAAAGTTAAACAGAAGTCCTGTGACAGAGAACAGGTTCAAAGTTACGAGCATTGTAGAAGGCCTCATGTATGAGTTCAGGGTGTACGCTGAAAATATTGCTGGTGTAGGTCCATGCAGTAAAGCCTCTGAACCTGTTGCAGCAAGAGATCAATGTGAGCCCCCACACAACCTCACAATCACTAATATAACCAATTCATCAGTGTCCCTCTCATGGGAAAAACCAGAATATGACGGTGGAGCTAAAATCACTAGTTTCATTGTAGAACGCAAAGAACTTCCTGATAATTGTTGGCTCAAGTGTAACTTCACTAACTTACTTGACACATTTTTTGACGTAACTGGTCTCACAGAGGGTGAACAATACGATTTCAGAGTCCTTGCAAAGAATGCAGTGGAGCTCTTCAGTGCACCCTCTGAGGCCACAGGACCTGTGACTGTGCAGCACGATGTGAAGCCACCTAAAATTATTGTGGAGGAAAAATTTAGACAGGTTTTGATTGTAAAAGTAGGGGATCTTCTAAGAATAAATGCTGACATATCGGGTCGCCCCAACCCTACAGTGTTGTGGTCGAAGAACGGTAGAACTATTGGCACAACGGGCAGGGTTGAGATAAATGTAACAAAGACACATACATCTCTAATTATCCGAGAAAGTGTTCGAAAAGACTCTGGACAGTACATTCTGACCCTACAGAGTACTGCTGGTACCACATCTATAGCAATTACATGTAGAGTCTTAGATAGGCCTGGCCCACCAGCAGGACCTCTGGAAGTGTCTGGACTTTCAGCAGAGAAAGTGGCTTTATCGTGGGGCCCCCCTCACGAGACAGGTGGTGCAGAGATAATGCATTACATTGTTGAGAAGTGTGAAACCAGCCGTGTATCTTGGACTCTTGTATATGGTGAATTGATGACAACGACTTGCAAAATAACCAAGCTACTCAAAGGAAATGAGTACCTCTTTAGGGTGAGAGCAGTGAACAATTATGGTGAGGGAGAAAATCTGGAAAGTGATCCAATCAAGGCAACTGACCCCTTCACCATTCCATCAGCTCCAACGGATGTTGAGGTCACAAGTAAAACGACTGAAGCTATGACTGTCTGCTGGAAAGCTCCAATGTCTGATGGCGGAAGCAGGATCAGCGGCTACATTATTGAAAAGCGTGACAAGCAGGGCATTCGCTGGCTACGTGTCAATAAGAAGCCTGTCTACGACCTACGAGTCAAAGTCTCTGGTTTACACGAAGGATGTGAATATGAATTTCGGGTATTTGCAGAGAATGCTGCGGGGATAAGTGATCCCAGTCTGCCATGTCCTCATACCATGGCAGAGGATCCAACATTTTTGCCTTCCCCTCCTGGAAAGCCTACAATTCTCGATTCTTCCAAGTCTTCAATCACTCTGTCATGGAATAAGCCCCTGTTTGATGGTGGAGCCCTCGTCACTGGATACAAAGTTGATTTTAGAAAATCGTCTAAAGATGTATGGACTGCCGGCACTCCAAAAACAGATAAGACTGAGTTTAAAGTTACTGGGCTCACTTCAGAGACAGAATATGTATTTGTTGTTAGATCAATAAATAAGGTAGGCATCAGTGAGGCCAGTCCTGAATCAGATCCTTATGTCACTGTGGACAGAGAGGAAGAACCCAAGTTTGAAATTAGCACTGAGATGAAGAAGACCCTTCATATTAAACAAGGAAGTGCCTTGACTTTAACTGTGCCTTTCACTGGCAAACCTGTTCCCAGTGTGACTTGGGAAAAAGCAGACGTGGATCTAAGAATCAGAGGACTAATCAACACCACCAATTCCGTCACCTCCATTACTGTGGAAAAAGTGACTCGCGATGATTCAGGCAAATATATTGTAAAACTGCAAAATGGTGCCGGAAATGCCTCTTTAGCTCTAAGTGTGAGAGtcctggattcccctggtccACCCGCACACTTAGCTGTAAAGGATGTTACCAAGAACTCTGCCACCGTTACTTGGGACATTCCTGAGAATGAGGGAGGAGCCTCTGTGGAGAACTACCTTATTGACATACTGGACATCAGCAGAAAAGGATGGACCAGACTCTCGAAGAAATGCCACAGATTGTCCTACAAAGTGACTGACCTGGAGGAGGGAGGAATTTACTACTTTAGAGTCACTGCTGAGAATGACTTTGGCATTGGTGTTCCGGCTGAGACGAAGGAAGGAACAACAATGGCAG ATACAACAGACTGGGAAGCCAACCTGGGTGCCTAG
- the gdpgp1 gene encoding GDP-D-glucose phosphorylase 1 has protein sequence MAIQFFYGKQDFVKDVHFNNNGSQMANNSRFDSGIRAGWADRMERGLLRYNLGDLQTRVLPGPCGFVAQLNVKRGTERRKPQEILSIKQDFNAEQFNFNKINPDEVLFEMIKDSGEEQIIDHQPCKIVVLVNVSPLEFGHCLFVPDPTHCFPQVLTKFSIQVGIESVLLSSDPAFRVGFNSLGAFASVNHLHLHGYYLKHKLNIESLPCRPLLPERGFYTLTGFPAGFLFYTESEDVDVVASTICHVTDFLTEANVAHNLFMTRGCPPCEQEDRLLRNGVRIAVWPRLASFGIKEESALNVALCELAGHLPFKNKKDFELATESHVIETIQHYLLPNEDFLQLERQLTQHLT, from the coding sequence ATGGCAATTCaatttttctacgggaaacAGGACTTTGTTAAAGATGTGCACTTTAATAATAATGGATCCCAGATGGCAAATAATTCTAGGTTTGATTCAGGCATCCGAGCCGGGTGGGCGGACAGGATGGAGAGGGGGCTCCTCCGTTACAATTTGGGGGATTTACAAACACGTGTCCTCCCTGGCCCCTGTGGTTTTGTGGCTCAGTTAAATGTCAAAAGAGGAACAGAGAGGAGAAAGCCTCAGGAGATCTTGAGTATTAAACAGGATTTTAATGCCGAACAGTTTAATTTCAACAAGATCAATCCGGATGAAGtcttatttgaaatgattaaggACTCCGGTGAAGAGCAAATAATTGACCATCAACCATGCAAGATTGTCGTGTTGGTCAATGTCAGTCCTCTAGAGTTTGGACATTGTCTTTTTGTTCCAGATCCAACACACTGCTTTCCTCAGGTTCTCACAAAGTTTTCCATTCAAGTTGGTATTGAATCTGTACTGCTCAGTTCTGATCCAGCGTTTCGGGTGGGCTTCAACAGTCTAGGGGCTTTTGCGTCCGTCAATCACTTACACCTCCATGGATATTACCTGAAACACAAGCTCAATATTGAATCTCTACCTTGCCGGCCTCTCCTCCCTGAAAGGGGGTTTTATACTTTGACGGGTTTCCCTGCTGGGTTTCTGTTCTACACTGAGTCTGAGGATGTGGATGTTGTTGCAAGCACTATCTGCCATGTCACAGACTTTTTAACGGAAGCCAATGTTGCTCACAACCTTTTCATGACCAGGGGATGTCCACCCTGCGAACAGGAAGACAGGTTGTTAAGAAACGGGGTACGCATCGCTGTGTGGCCCAGACTAGCTTCTTTCGGGATCAAAGAGGAGTCCGCTCTCAACGTGGCCTTGTGCGAGCTTGCAGGACATCTACCGTTTAAGAACAAGAAGGACTTTGAGCTCGCCACTGAGTCGCACGTGATAGAAACAATTCAGCATTATCTTCTACCGAATGAAGATTTTCTTCAGTTGGAAAGGCAGTTGACTCAACATTTAACATGA